From the uncultured Methanomethylovorans sp. genome, the window TTAGCAGAAGGCAGAATATAAGAAAAGCAGATATTTTCATTGATTTCGCCTCCTTAAGAGTGCAATGCAGGTGATGGCAAGGAAGCCCGAAACAATTCCATATCCGGGTGCTTCGTTGTTCGTGACGGCAGTTTCATTTCCTTCTGAACGGAGGTCTACCCATGTACCTGTAATCTCGTTTGGATTTCCCTCTATATCTCCTGTGGCTTTGAGAGAATACACGATCTTTTCTTCCTCGATTACAGCAAAGTGAACCCGGTTTCCATCCACTAAAGTTTGATTTGCCGGATGTTCTGTCGATGCAAATTCAAAACCTGCGGGAATTTCTTCCGTTATCCCTCCGATAGCCCCTTCGGAAAATGTCAGTGTAACAGTAGTAATGCCATCAGCATCCGGGGATGTCACTGACCGCTCCACGAAGGCGGCAGCAGGAACAATACACAGTGCCATGACTAGGAGTGTAAGGATTAATCGGTGTATTTTTAGCATGCCGGAATACGTGAGATTTATACTATTTATGCTTTTCTTACTATTTGATATTACAAAAATTAAATATATTAGCATTAGAAAGGTTATGATGTAATATAAATAGCAAAGAATATTCAATTTTTGTATCATCATATGTAATTAAAATTATCATAATCCTATATACAAAAATCATTAATGAATACTAAAACTACTTAAATATAGCTTTTAGTAAAATTAATATTAATATCTATCAAATAAAGTAATACTTATATAGCTAATAGTATTACTTACTCCCCATAAAGTCAAAGGTATTCATTAAAAGACCGTTGACTAGAGGTATAAGATATGAAAAAGACATTTAATAAAAATGAAGATGCAGTGTCACCTGTCATCGGCGTAATGCTGATGATAGTTGTGACTGTAATCCTTGCTGCCGCAGTCTCAGGATATGCCGGAGGCATCGGCGGAAACATGCAGAAAGCCCCGCAACTGACAATGGATGTAGCTATCAAGAATACAGGAAACTGGAGAGGCAGTCAGATCCAATTCGATGTATTAGGTGTAAGCGAACCTATTCCGACAAAAGACCTGAAGATAGTAACTTCATGGAGTAATGACACCGGTGCGCTCAAGGGAGCCACAGTTACTGCTTTGGTTGGAACTGATTACAATACAGACTACTACTATACTACAACACACTACTTATATCAGTCACCAATTGGATATGGAAAAGGTGTTGATTCCACACAACAAAAGACCTCGGGAGGCTATAATGAATCACAGTTGTTTGGTAACTATACACTAATCCCCGGTACATCGATGAAAAATTCTCCAGAGTCAGCATATACAGACTTTGCATATACCAGCGGTGGCACAGGTATAGATGGTATAGAGGCAGTTTTGGGAGAGGGCTGGCAAGAGTTGCATACTGGTGATATCGTAAATGTGAAAGTAATACACCTCCCCAGTGGCAAGGTAATCTTTGAGAAGAACGTGGGGGTGGAGTAATGCAAATTTTCAGGACAAATGAAAGTGCAGTGTCACCGGTCATAGGTGTTATGCTGATGCTAGTAGTCACAGTTATCCTTGCTGCCGCAGTCTCTGGTTTTTCCGGAGGTCTTGTAGGCGATACCAGCAAAGCATCACAGATGGCAATAAAAGCAGATTTCAGCCAGTCCAAGGGTATGACCATCACTCACATGGGAGGGGATACCATTAACACGCTGGACACTGCAATTATTGTAAGCCCAACCAGTGATTTCGGAAGCTATGACCAGATGAAATGGGAAGTGAACGGATCAGCAGTATACATCAATAAAGACGGAACTGCAAGAAAATGGTATGATCCTGCAACTTCTTCTAGTTCGTTGGCAAAGACATTCCTGCCGGGAGAAAATGCATATATAGCTGCAGCAGACCTTGAAGAGGTTCAGCCTGAAACATATTACAGGGGTAGTACTACCGCCTCAGAAGTAGACGCTCTTAACCCGTTTTATGGTTTCTTGTACGCGGGTACAGAAACATTATACCCTGTAACACCAATCGGCCAGAGATTTGTTCTTTCACTTGTTGATAGTGATGGAAAGACTATCGCAAAGACAGAGGTTGTCATCCAACCATAATGGCTTGATGATCTCCTTCCTTTATTTTTTACGTTCAATATAAATCCAATATATTAACATAATATCAGTATCTTTTTATAGACCTAAAGTTTACAGATAACACACATGAGTGCATTGATTGAAGACATAAAGACTTTTGCTAACAGGATATTCGTTCCTCCCAAAAGAAAAAAGCAACCGGATATCTATGAGCCGGAAGAGGAAGGTGATCTGGTTACCTTTGAGGTTCCGCAGGAGTATGAGGAGATAGAAAGGTACTGGGTGGACGAGCCGTATTCTTTTATATGCATCATGCTGCATCGTGAAAAAAAAGATTATGTATATCAGGTAGTGGAGCCAAAGCTCAACAAGTTCGAAAAAGCATTGCTTGAACAATTGTTCATGGAGCTTGGGGATGTTATAAGCCTTAAAGGAGTGGAAGACATCGACAGACTTACAGATGCCAGAAAAACGGAACTTCTCAGGGAACAGGTAGACAGCCTCATTGCAGAATATTCCACACTGCGTCCACGTTCCTTTGAGAAGATATTCTACTATATCAAACGTGATTTCGTGGAGTTTGGTCCGGTAAGCGCCATAATGCGTGACAGTCACATAGAGGATATGTGGTGTAACGGTCTAGGTATTCCGGTATTTGTACACCACGTAGCCTATAGTAATGTGATCACCAATGTAGTGTTCTCCACAAACGAAGAACTGAACGCCTATGTGATGCGCATTGCCCAGAACAGTGGCAGGCATCTCTCCAAAGCCACGCCCATTCTGGACACGGTTATGAGGGACGGTTCCCGTATCAATATTACCTATGGCAGTGAAGTAAGTCCGAAAGGCAGTTCCTTCAGTATAAGACGGCAGAAAAAAGTCCCTATCACACCCCTTGACCTCATAGCCTGGAGGACGTTCACCTCCGAAATGATGGCATATTTCTGGATATGTATGGAAAACGGCAAGAACATTCTTTTCTGCGGTGGTACGGCTTCCGGAAAGACTTCTTCTCTCAATGCTATATGCATGTTCATTCCCATGGACATTAGGATCGTCACCCTTGAAGATACCCGTGAGATACAGCTCCCACACCAGAACTGGATTCCTACCGTCACAAGGGATGGTATCGGTGCAAATGAAGTGGGTACGGTTGACTTGGATGACCTGCTGAAAGCCGCATTGAGGCAGCGTCCTGAATACCTGCTGGTAGGTGAAGTCCGCAGTAAGGAAGCTCAGATCCTTTTCCAGGCGATGAACGCAGGCCACGCCACATGTTCCACATTCCACGCAGGTACACCAAGGGAAGTTATCAACCGTTTTACCAATCCTCCTATCAATGTTCCCCTTGCGATGTTTACTGCCCTTGATATCATATCCATGCAGTCGAGTTCATACGTTAATGGGGTTCAAAGACGCAGAGCGTCCGTAGTTTCTGAAGTAACAAGTACCTCAGAGGGGGTTGAACTGAAAGATGTATTCACATGGGATCCTATTAATGATGAATTTGAGCAAAAGGGATCACATATACTGGAACAGATAAAAGCACGTCATGGCTGGACCACGGACCAGATCAGAAAAGACATGCAACGCAAACAACTCCTCCTTGACAAAATGCTGGAACGTGGTATTCGTGATTATAATGATGTTGTCAACTGGCTAGATGCTTTCAGGAAAAATCCGGATAAAGTGATCAACCTCCTCACTTATGGCCGTCCGGGTGAAAAACAGGAAGAGTTGAGTATGAATGGACTTTAAGATAAACACGACCTTCATCCGGCAGTATTTCAAGAAAAATCCGGGAAAATACGCTGAGCTCAGGAAGAGCTTGCGTGCTGCACGCATGGATGTCCATTATGCTACGTATATAGAACAGGGAGTTATCTATGCTGTTCAGACATTCGTGATAATGTTCGTGTTATTCTATATGATGCCTACTATACTCAAAATTGAGTTGTTCTCCGTTTTTCTTCACTTTCAGCGAATTTTACTTTCATACGAAGCTCTGGTAACTGTACCAGTTGTTTCGGCTATCTTTATTTATTACCTTCACCTGTCCACTCCGATATTCAAGGCATCGTCCAGGAAGACCAGGATCGACATGGTGCTGCCTCATGCTGCAGCCTTCTGTTTTGGCATGAGCAAGGGTGGTGCCACCATGTATGAAACTATAATGGAATTGGCCAGAAACCCTCATATTTATGGTGAAGTTGCCACTGAGTGTCTGTATATTGTAAGGGATGTTGAGCTGCTGGGTGCCGATCTTGTAAAGGCTATTCACAATGTTGCCGACGTAACACCATCTCCCACATTCAAGGATTTTCTGGAAAATATGATTCCCATGGTGGAAGGCGGCAGCCATGTGGACAAATATTTCGAGGTCAAGATGGATCAGTATTTCGACCATGCAAGAAAAGCACAAGTAATGTTCATCAAGACCTTGGAAATGATATCGGAAGTATATGTCGTGGCTTTCGTGGCAGTTCCCATATTCCTACTGATCACACTGGTAACCATCGGTCTGCTAAACGTTGGTCAGACAGGATACATGTTCCAAGCTCTGTACATAGGTCTGCCTGTAGGTTCTCTTGCCCTTCTTGTATTGCTGGATGCCATTTCTCCAAAGGAGGAACTTGGTATGAAGTACGTGGATAAAGTAATTCTTACCAGGTCTATATCTATTGAAGAGGAGGAGATTGACGATTCGGAATACAAGAAAAAGATGAATAAACTGGAACAGAACAGGTCGAAGAAAAGGATCAATGATGTACTGAAAAATCCGCTGATCCCCATTTCCAAAAAACCCATATATGCAGCAGTTTTCAGCGTTCCTTTAATGGTACTTCCCTTTCTATATTTAGATGATACTTTTTCAAAGCAAATAGTGCTATCCCTCATTCTGGGGATCTTTCCTGTCACCGTGGCTTTTGAATACAAGAAAAGAAGGCTCAAGAAACTTGACGGTGCGATTCCTGACTTCCTGAGAAGGCTGGCAGAGATCAACGAGCTTGGGCTTCCTCTTAAGAATGCCATAGGCCTGCTGCTGCAATCCAATATAGGTCTGCTATCCGCAGAAATAAGAAGGGTCTGGCTGGATATGGAGTGGGGAGGAGAGATGAGGGATGCTCTGGCACGTTTTGAGAACAGGATAGGTACACCTGCTTTGAGGCGTGCGGTCACCCTGCTCATAAAAGCAAGCGAGGTCAGCGATGATACGACAGACGTGCTGGTCATCGCTGCTGAAGATGCTGAGAACATGAACACTCTGCGCTCGGAAAGATCCGAAACCGGATTCATGTACTTGGCAACGGTTTATCTGGCATTCGGCACGTTCCTGTACGTGTGCTACTCCTTTTCCAACCAGTTCCTGGTATCTGTTGCCGGAATGGGAAACACCGGAATGATCAATCCGGATGAGATCAAGGCTACAATGTTCGATACTTGTGGAATACTGGGTTTGTTCTCGGGTCTCATCCTTGGAGAAATGGCTGAAGGCAATGTCATGGCGGGGCTTAAACATTCGTTCATCCTGCTGGTAGTGACATTCGTGATGTTCGAGAGTGTGATCAAATGATCTACTGTATCATTGTATTAATCTGTTCAAGAAATTCAGGTGATGTAAATGGCTTCTGAAATGGTCGGAGAAATATTGAAACTTGCCATATCTGTTACTCTGGTAACTGTGTTCTCATTAGGTGTATATGCTTACCTGCCTGAAGAAAGAGTGCCGTATGTTGAGATAGAAACGAGTTGGAATGCAACTAATCCAGCATATGTTGACATCACCCACGTAGGAGGTGATACTATCCAAGCATCAGATATAACACTACAGATAGTGAATGCAAGTGATCCTTCAGATCAATTACCAGCCATAAAGCTTTCAAAGATACATGGGGATATATGGCGATTTCCACAAACAGTTCCAATATCGCTTAACACTGAGAACTGGGCATCTGCACATCCCCAAAATGTCATTATAACAGTGATACACCCAAGAGCTGTACTTGCAGAGGGGACGGTGTAGAATATATGAAAGCCAGTTTTTTAGAAAATAAGGATGCGGTATCCTCAGTGGTCACTGCTATCCTTCTGCTTTCAGTGATCACAACATTCCTTGCGGCTATTAACAGCTATTACATCCCTTCCCTTGTAGCAGATCATGAAATTCATCATATGCAGGATGTAAGGAACTCGTTCATGGAAATAGCAGCATCTGCATCCCCGGGATCTTCTAAAGAAAGGGTGCTTATCCCCTTGGGTGATGGGGGAATGCCCTTCATTTCGTCATTATCATCAAGCGGAACGCTAACTGTTTCACCTGATAAGGGAAAGATCGAAGTAACGATGACAAATTCTCAACCGGTGGAGTATCAGGAACTTCAATTCAATAAGACTACTACTATTCAAGACATTCAATCACTATCTCATTTAATGCTAAAAATTACAGATTCTGCAAAAGGTACTTATATCGCAGAAATTGGCAGTGACAAGGTAGAAATAAATGTTGATTCATCAGGAGCCACAGTCACAACTACTATAGATGGCAGCATTACAAACTATACAATTCTTGGCTCAGAATCACTTGGCTCAGAATCAAATGATTTTTTTTGCTTTGATCTACTTGACCCTGCATATGGTTTTAATGAGGTTGTATCTAAACAGTCACCAGAATTCAATTTGAGACTCAGCGGAATGAATAATGCTAATCGATTCGATGTTGGATATACTATCCTTCTATCAAATGACCCTAATTCCCGGTCATTTTCTTCAGATGGTCAACTCTCTTATAAGGCATCGAATAATCAATGGATAGACCAAGATTACATTTTTGAGAATGGCGCTGTTATTCTTAACCAAGGCTCTAATTCTACAATTAAGTCACAACCGTTTTTCAACATTGACGAAAAGGGCATAGAACTTTGTCTGTTCAACATTACAAGTGAAGATGCGAGCGTTGGTGGTAATGGCGCTGCAGTTGTAAATGTGTTCGGAACTGAAGGAAAAGAGTATGAATACAGGGATGTTGGGACCACTACAATTAAAATCGCGTCTAATTATACCGAAGCTTGGGAGGACTATTTTAAGAGAAAAGGTGTCATTCCTACTAAAGACCCAAACAAGTGGGTTAAAGCCACTTTTTCCAACAGGAACGTCTCCATAACTACAAGTGATGTAGATATAGTGTTACCTAAGTAAATAAGATAATGGTCATAATTTTAGTCACAATCAAAAAAATAGAAAACTATAATAAACAGTAGTTTAATTGGGATTTATATGAGCACTAAGAATAACGATGTTTTCTCGCAGATCGAGCAAAGTGAAAGGCTCAAGATACTCAACGCTCTTGGGAGCGATACCCGAATAAAGATAATCCAGACGATTTGCGAAGGCGATACTCACGTGTCCAGACTGGCAAGGACAATAGGTCTCTCAGTTCCAGTCACTGCCAAGCATGTGAATGTACTCGAAGAGGCTGGACTGATTCAAAGGACTATTTACGGAAAGAGCCATGTGCTCAGTGTCAACAACAAAAACATCTACGCTGCTCTTGATATCTTTGCTCCGAAAAAGAAGCTGAAGGTCAAAAAGGGTACAAGCCTTCTGGAAGCTCTGGAAAGAGTGGCTGTTGTCGAGGTGCAGAATGTAAGAGGGTATGACAATATAGTTTCCACCAATGGTGAAGAGGGATTCTTTGTCTACGAGGTTGATGGTGAATTCTCAAATAAAACCGTACAGGATTATACTTTTGAAACGGATGCAGTCATCTCCTGGAAAAAGCTCGAACCCGTCACCAAATTAGAGCTTGAGGTCAGAGTTTCCGAGGAGAAATAATAACAAAAACATTACATCGGAACAAGACCCATTAGCTGCAATAAGCTATAACTCCCAAAAATAACAAAGAGATTATTAATTACTAGGAATATTCCCGCAAAACCGATTCCTTTTTTTGATATGGACCATAGAAGATCCATTCGTCTTGAATTTGCAGCTTTTATTGCCAGGTAGTTGTAGTACACTAATCCTATGAAAAGTATTTTCAGCAACAACAGAGACCAAATTCCATGTTCTGCCATGATAGAGGCTAAAAAGCCGTTCTCTTCGAACCCATATCTAAGAGCATGTAGGGTGGTAATGAAGTCTCCAAGGATATAAAATAGCAGAATATACCTGATCTCTATAATAAATGAAGGTAGATCCCTGATGTTTTTGGCGAAAGCGGAGTTACTCATTAAACAGTATTATTATAATAATAAAATATATATTTATTGGGTTGGTTTACCACCTTGAATTCATGATGAAATTGTTTTTAGATAATGTTATATTCAGAGTTTGATCCAAAAATCTCACTATTCTTCTTTTTGAAAACATCTTATCAATCGTATTAGCCCGCAATGCTTGTTAAAAAGCAATATATGCAAACACATATTGTAAACATGTCAATTTTGCTAGTTACATGTAAGTTTAGAAATTCCGGTAGAAACCCATATCATAAACTTACAAATTTGTAAATTTATAAATTGACTGTATGCAAAATAATCCACAAGTTGTAGGGGATATCTAGCGAATGATAGAAGATGCACTTTATTCTATAGCTACTACAGTTAATACATGCTTCGCCGCTTGATGTTTCATTCGAAAATGTATTTCCATGTAGATCCTTATTTGAGAGAGGCCAGAGTATGAGCAAAAGTATCGTGTCAGTGATCCGATAATTGAGTTAGACACTTATTCTGGCTCGAATTCCGTTGTTTTAGAAAGAAGAATGGATATATACCAATTATTAATCGAAAAACTCCGGGATAAAATGCCGTCTCTCTTTAAGGAAATAGAAAAATCCACTGCTCCTAAAGATGTGAAAGAAAAAGCAAAGAACGGGCTTAAAGAAACCATAACGGAAACTGGAAAAGATATTGCATCTGGAATTGCTACAAATTGGATAACTGCACATTTAACTTCTATTGTGGATGCTGGTGCCTCTGGACTTTTGGTACCAGGCATTATACTTGCTTCTTTTTTATCAATTTAGAGATTAAGATATCAAAAGATAAAATAATGTACCTGAGTACGATTTTGCGACAGCAGTTTTGACTTATTCACCATTCCTTTGTCCTAACCAACGCCCTTTAAAAAATATAAATAGGAGTTGTTTATATTTGGCTATGTTCAAAGTGATTAAACTAGTCTATTTACCCACCAGGAAAAGCAAAAAAAGTAGTAAGAAAAGAATACCTGCAATAATTCAGATTTCTGATACAAGGATCTCCTTGACAGGCTGCAGGGAATCAAGATCAATGTCTATTCCATGGCGTTCTACAAATTCCCGGGTTCCGATACGATCCGGGGTCCAGTCCAGGAACCACATTTTTGAAACAATTTTTCGAGTAAGGATCGGCTCATTGCGTTTCACTGCTTCATCCGGAGCTATACCTAAGTTCGAAATCCATCGGAGCTTGTTAATACCAGCCTCCTGCGAGCCACGTATGAAGGCGTAGAATGCACTTTCCATCCGGCTAATAGTTTCAGCTGCAGTCTTTCCGGAGGGCATTGCACGGAACCTGTATGGCCTAAGCTTATGCTGAAGGCACCACTGTTCAAGCTCTGCAGCATGCAGGGAAGGAAGCAGATAAGCATGGAGCTGATGAGGAAAATCGATGTGCAGCAGGGAATCAAGTATTCCAGGATAATAATAGCGGTATTCCTGCAGGCTGGTTTTCCGGATATGTACCCTGCCATTTAATCCCATATTTTTGGGTGTATGGGTATGCAGTACCCTGCGGGGAATAGGGGTATCGCTGTTGATAAGCACTATTTCAACGGTAGCTGCATTCCATTTCTTTTGGGCTGACATATTAACACTATATTTGTTCTAATTTTATATTAGATGTATGGTATTTTGCCTATATTTTTCCCAAGCCAAGGATTCAAAAGTCTATAGGAATATGGCTTTTCCTACCTGCTACCTCACCATTGAACCCAAAAAATATATCAGAAAAACATACCCCTTTGAATCTGAACAACAAAAGGTTCAAAATTAGCCTTTGTTGACAAAAACAATGCTTTTTACTACGAGGGTGGTAAAATTAGTTATGTTGGATATTTTTCATTCAATGTTTTGTATCAAAATAACTACAAAACCAAATAGAAAAAGTTAAATTTGAAAATCTAATCAGTTTACACATAAATTGAATCTGGAAGG encodes:
- a CDS encoding type IV pilin N-terminal domain-containing protein, with the protein product MKKTFNKNEDAVSPVIGVMLMIVVTVILAAAVSGYAGGIGGNMQKAPQLTMDVAIKNTGNWRGSQIQFDVLGVSEPIPTKDLKIVTSWSNDTGALKGATVTALVGTDYNTDYYYTTTHYLYQSPIGYGKGVDSTQQKTSGGYNESQLFGNYTLIPGTSMKNSPESAYTDFAYTSGGTGIDGIEAVLGEGWQELHTGDIVNVKVIHLPSGKVIFEKNVGVE
- a CDS encoding type IV pilin N-terminal domain-containing protein, yielding MQIFRTNESAVSPVIGVMLMLVVTVILAAAVSGFSGGLVGDTSKASQMAIKADFSQSKGMTITHMGGDTINTLDTAIIVSPTSDFGSYDQMKWEVNGSAVYINKDGTARKWYDPATSSSSLAKTFLPGENAYIAAADLEEVQPETYYRGSTTASEVDALNPFYGFLYAGTETLYPVTPIGQRFVLSLVDSDGKTIAKTEVVIQP
- a CDS encoding type II/IV secretion system ATPase subunit, producing MSALIEDIKTFANRIFVPPKRKKQPDIYEPEEEGDLVTFEVPQEYEEIERYWVDEPYSFICIMLHREKKDYVYQVVEPKLNKFEKALLEQLFMELGDVISLKGVEDIDRLTDARKTELLREQVDSLIAEYSTLRPRSFEKIFYYIKRDFVEFGPVSAIMRDSHIEDMWCNGLGIPVFVHHVAYSNVITNVVFSTNEELNAYVMRIAQNSGRHLSKATPILDTVMRDGSRINITYGSEVSPKGSSFSIRRQKKVPITPLDLIAWRTFTSEMMAYFWICMENGKNILFCGGTASGKTSSLNAICMFIPMDIRIVTLEDTREIQLPHQNWIPTVTRDGIGANEVGTVDLDDLLKAALRQRPEYLLVGEVRSKEAQILFQAMNAGHATCSTFHAGTPREVINRFTNPPINVPLAMFTALDIISMQSSSYVNGVQRRRASVVSEVTSTSEGVELKDVFTWDPINDEFEQKGSHILEQIKARHGWTTDQIRKDMQRKQLLLDKMLERGIRDYNDVVNWLDAFRKNPDKVINLLTYGRPGEKQEELSMNGL
- a CDS encoding type II secretion system F family protein, which gives rise to MDFKINTTFIRQYFKKNPGKYAELRKSLRAARMDVHYATYIEQGVIYAVQTFVIMFVLFYMMPTILKIELFSVFLHFQRILLSYEALVTVPVVSAIFIYYLHLSTPIFKASSRKTRIDMVLPHAAAFCFGMSKGGATMYETIMELARNPHIYGEVATECLYIVRDVELLGADLVKAIHNVADVTPSPTFKDFLENMIPMVEGGSHVDKYFEVKMDQYFDHARKAQVMFIKTLEMISEVYVVAFVAVPIFLLITLVTIGLLNVGQTGYMFQALYIGLPVGSLALLVLLDAISPKEELGMKYVDKVILTRSISIEEEEIDDSEYKKKMNKLEQNRSKKRINDVLKNPLIPISKKPIYAAVFSVPLMVLPFLYLDDTFSKQIVLSLILGIFPVTVAFEYKKRRLKKLDGAIPDFLRRLAEINELGLPLKNAIGLLLQSNIGLLSAEIRRVWLDMEWGGEMRDALARFENRIGTPALRRAVTLLIKASEVSDDTTDVLVIAAEDAENMNTLRSERSETGFMYLATVYLAFGTFLYVCYSFSNQFLVSVAGMGNTGMINPDEIKATMFDTCGILGLFSGLILGEMAEGNVMAGLKHSFILLVVTFVMFESVIK
- a CDS encoding type IV pilin N-terminal domain-containing protein — encoded protein: MASEMVGEILKLAISVTLVTVFSLGVYAYLPEERVPYVEIETSWNATNPAYVDITHVGGDTIQASDITLQIVNASDPSDQLPAIKLSKIHGDIWRFPQTVPISLNTENWASAHPQNVIITVIHPRAVLAEGTV
- a CDS encoding ArsR family transcriptional regulator, with protein sequence MSTKNNDVFSQIEQSERLKILNALGSDTRIKIIQTICEGDTHVSRLARTIGLSVPVTAKHVNVLEEAGLIQRTIYGKSHVLSVNNKNIYAALDIFAPKKKLKVKKGTSLLEALERVAVVEVQNVRGYDNIVSTNGEEGFFVYEVDGEFSNKTVQDYTFETDAVISWKKLEPVTKLELEVRVSEEK
- a CDS encoding DUF5658 family protein, yielding MSNSAFAKNIRDLPSFIIEIRYILLFYILGDFITTLHALRYGFEENGFLASIMAEHGIWSLLLLKILFIGLVYYNYLAIKAANSRRMDLLWSISKKGIGFAGIFLVINNLFVIFGSYSLLQLMGLVPM